The following proteins are encoded in a genomic region of Candidatus Melainabacteria bacterium:
- a CDS encoding TolC family protein, whose translation MRRLSLALSFLLMVFSHSPTQAQDAPFSEPQATTEQEVGVNNPIKLTISATALGSDLPTVTGPLTMDQAVQSGLKNNLDNKQSLLDTEISRLNSRAALARFGPNISLSTFYSTSSLNQMLFYPNDGVVASAPMQPIVRGSSFSTIVAGVQPLFTGGYLRGNYRAAKSSERQSLAKYQQSRIDIARTIKQAYLQCVWNRARLQVDTDYVKFRTLSTSNMHQRMVDGKAPRADFLREEAELAQAKAQVNRDYRDFNVSIINLKAAMGANLSSLIDVTEGLNYAQNQKDLNGYLNAAGTNRPEIRQAQSKVEEMKARKLIARSQYLPHVDLYGLGSNITGTSPDGTAEGKFGGFVSVIGHYTLYDSGQRSAQLHSAHKAITQSGYALQQTRLKVAQEVSTAWVDLDLSARNVDLAKSQVVSAEEDFRLIKTRYNIGKSTALEQFDAAVKLYRARLALTESIYNYRLAQTQIVWASGDI comes from the coding sequence ATGAGAAGACTTAGTCTAGCGCTTTCATTTTTACTGATGGTGTTTTCACATTCGCCAACACAGGCGCAAGATGCGCCTTTTTCTGAACCACAGGCAACGACGGAGCAAGAAGTAGGCGTCAACAATCCAATCAAACTGACAATTTCCGCCACAGCACTTGGCTCTGATCTACCGACTGTGACCGGACCGCTGACGATGGACCAGGCAGTGCAGTCCGGCTTGAAAAACAACCTGGATAACAAGCAATCGCTTTTGGACACGGAAATATCGAGGCTTAATAGTCGGGCAGCCCTGGCACGGTTTGGACCGAACATCTCCTTGAGCACCTTTTATTCGACTTCATCGTTGAACCAGATGCTTTTCTACCCAAACGATGGCGTTGTAGCTTCGGCACCAATGCAACCAATAGTTAGAGGAAGCTCCTTTAGCACGATAGTGGCAGGTGTGCAGCCACTCTTCACAGGCGGCTATCTGCGGGGTAATTATCGGGCTGCAAAGTCGTCAGAGCGTCAGTCGCTAGCTAAGTATCAACAGTCTCGCATTGACATAGCCAGAACGATTAAGCAAGCGTATCTTCAATGCGTTTGGAACCGAGCCCGCTTGCAAGTCGACACTGATTACGTCAAATTCCGCACTTTGTCCACATCAAACATGCACCAGCGGATGGTTGATGGTAAAGCACCAAGAGCGGACTTTTTGCGAGAAGAGGCGGAATTGGCTCAGGCAAAAGCTCAGGTGAATCGAGATTATCGAGACTTCAACGTTTCGATAATCAACTTGAAAGCAGCCATGGGAGCAAATTTAAGTTCGCTCATCGATGTAACTGAAGGCTTAAACTACGCACAAAATCAAAAGGACCTTAATGGATATCTGAACGCTGCCGGCACCAATCGGCCGGAAATAAGACAGGCTCAGTCGAAAGTTGAGGAAATGAAGGCCAGGAAGCTGATTGCAAGAAGTCAGTACCTGCCACATGTTGATCTTTATGGACTAGGAAGCAACATAACAGGCACCAGTCCTGATGGCACTGCCGAAGGCAAGTTTGGTGGATTTGTCAGTGTAATCGGACATTACACCTTGTACGATTCCGGGCAACGCTCAGCACAATTGCATTCGGCTCACAAGGCAATTACACAATCTGGATATGCGCTTCAGCAAACCAGACTGAAGGTAGCTCAAGAGGTGTCGACGGCCTGGGTAGACCTTGATTTAAGTGCACGGAATGTCGATCTGGCTAAGTCCCAGGTTGTCTCAGCCGAAGAAGATTTTCGCTTGATAAAAACCCGCTACAACATCGGTAAGTCGACGGCGCTCGAACAATTCGATGCCGCCGTCAAGTTGTATCGGGCGAGACTAGCTCTTACCGAATCGATCTACAACTACCGACTGGCTCAGACGCAGATTGTCTGGGCAAGCGGCGACATCTAA
- a CDS encoding TolC family protein, which produces MSDKNRRSELMRRFRLPKSSNTQAKIPLALILAYLCQAPAYAQQISPADAGMPTKLDASVSQSDQAISLPELQKFASQSNPTLLQANAAIEAARGRAKQAGLPPNPVFGFEGAEWAFRGWNQKAEYFGFFEQTVPLGGKLKKARKIYEQEAKQAEIEALAQKFRIENSVCIAFYEALGAQQQVDINTELLGVAQTATSTTSELFNVGQADKPDFLQAEIELEEVKHDLVVAQNTLNQNLKELAAVVNRPLPASIRLLGELDARIPEFDENAKLTELLNQSPQIRAAEVQVARAKAVLARAKVEPYPDMFLRSGFGYSSEFLDNGGSSQSGGSPPRTGAEMNMQVGFSLPLWNRNQGGIATAKAELVFAQNEYNRLRLGLGMRFAQTRNSYVNAIDKVRRYKNVILPKAEEAYRLYFDRYKTMSASYPQVIISQRTLFQARRQYIMALVDLRQTATQLEGFLLTGALDAPAMRQDTTGMNQFELSGAPSAIRTGHDNGADTAGLVMP; this is translated from the coding sequence ATGTCTGATAAAAACAGAAGGAGTGAGTTGATGCGGCGTTTTAGACTACCAAAATCATCGAACACTCAGGCAAAAATACCATTGGCTCTAATTCTCGCCTATCTTTGTCAAGCTCCTGCTTATGCTCAGCAGATAAGCCCGGCAGATGCCGGAATGCCAACCAAACTGGATGCATCTGTTTCGCAGTCAGACCAGGCTATAAGCCTGCCAGAGCTGCAAAAATTCGCATCGCAGAGTAATCCCACTTTGTTGCAAGCGAATGCCGCCATAGAGGCAGCCAGGGGGCGCGCAAAGCAAGCTGGTCTGCCACCCAACCCGGTCTTTGGCTTTGAAGGTGCCGAATGGGCCTTCCGGGGATGGAACCAAAAAGCGGAATATTTTGGCTTTTTCGAACAGACTGTGCCCTTGGGCGGCAAGCTCAAAAAAGCGCGCAAGATCTACGAACAAGAAGCCAAGCAGGCAGAGATAGAAGCTTTGGCCCAGAAGTTCAGAATTGAAAATTCAGTGTGCATAGCTTTTTATGAGGCGTTGGGTGCTCAACAGCAAGTTGACATCAACACTGAACTTTTAGGTGTCGCCCAGACGGCGACATCTACAACCTCTGAACTTTTCAACGTCGGTCAAGCCGATAAGCCAGACTTTTTGCAAGCGGAAATCGAGCTAGAAGAAGTTAAACACGATCTGGTAGTTGCTCAAAACACGTTAAACCAGAATTTGAAAGAACTTGCGGCTGTAGTAAACAGACCATTACCAGCCTCTATCCGGCTGTTAGGCGAGCTGGATGCACGTATTCCGGAATTTGACGAGAATGCCAAACTCACAGAATTACTAAATCAGAGCCCGCAAATCAGAGCTGCCGAAGTGCAGGTAGCAAGGGCTAAGGCGGTATTAGCGAGAGCTAAAGTTGAACCATACCCGGATATGTTTTTGCGCAGTGGTTTTGGTTACAGCTCTGAATTCCTTGATAATGGCGGATCTTCGCAATCGGGGGGAAGTCCGCCCCGCACTGGCGCGGAGATGAATATGCAGGTTGGTTTTTCGTTGCCTCTCTGGAACCGCAACCAAGGTGGTATCGCCACAGCAAAAGCCGAATTGGTGTTTGCCCAAAATGAATACAACAGGCTGAGACTAGGTCTGGGCATGCGTTTTGCGCAAACTCGCAATTCATATGTCAACGCCATCGACAAAGTGCGCAGGTACAAGAACGTCATTCTGCCGAAGGCAGAAGAGGCATACCGCTTGTACTTTGACAGATATAAAACGATGAGCGCCTCTTATCCACAAGTGATCATTTCACAAAGAACACTCTTCCAAGCGCGCAGACAATACATCATGGCTCTGGTTGATTTACGCCAGACAGCCACACAACTGGAAGGATTTCTCTTGACGGGCGCGCTGGATGCTCCAGCTATGCGTCAGGACACCACAGGTATGAATCAATTCGAGCTAAGCGGAGCACCAAGCGCGATTCGAACCGGACACGACAACGGTGCCGATACTGCCGGGCTTGTTATGCCTTAA
- a CDS encoding efflux RND transporter permease subunit has product MNHGPSAKEHFNISAWSIDHPYTVFAFFLAVILLAVAAIGFYMPKRLMPYVESPMIGIVTMQPGLSAEDMELYISKPIEERMVDIKGVRYIRSSAQEGFSMVSLEFPYGTDMKRALVDVQALMNVVQADLPVTGANLKPSWVLPIDPLNLPVLTYNLSSKTMDPVRLRELADNEITNRLKRIPHVWSIYTFGGFKRQMQVLANRDKLSAYGLSILDVRDALDKQNVARPAGRITNRANESIVRVDTLAKDPSQVANYPLKAAAESIVYLKDVAKVVDTFWEKRAAYHHVHDGRIDEGIEVSVIQEPSASSPEVIRGIAKEVEEIKKEYPALEFQISYDNSDFVQILMNNMVEELLVAVLLTGIAVYLFIGDWRGTLISMITIPISLSMAILCLIPLGMTLNSSTLIGLLLSIGRLVDDSIIDIHSIERHLHMGKDPRTATIDGITEVRLAVAASTLVLILALVPLLFCGGIVEQMFVGLVWPIIFGLLASFFVSLTLTAVLAEKILRVHDLSREPKNRIERTIQKNILLPFDRFLSNLEERYGRCVAWMLEHRFLNMTRILITIAIGFTFYNFIGSEMMPLADVGQAYGVLETDAGSSFEQTERITRQVEKLMLKHPEIKHVSSEVGVDPGGTYFNGYSMQQANTATFMITLSDKDARKKTIWQIIDSVQSNALSQIPGIRRLQIKEMGSDVMASSQAPISILVTGPDLKVVTMMAEQVAQVAKTTFGMHQVATDWALSKPDWEIKVDQRRALEVGLTPQQVADQAYYAINGALTNEFYRLPNLRQRTIQVRYDEPQRKTPQELLLMKVSNASGEQIPLKTIASLNFRQAPSLINHDQMRRAVTVMGYYRIGEPPSMDTSMDVMMKAMAKLNWPPGYTIEMRGDMTQMMDSFSRLLVGLQLAIVFIFLLLVGQFKGFLQPLQMIFSLPLELAGVFIALWLAHQAFSTVSIMAVIILTGMDITTAILLIDQIMRFRHEGMPRNEAIIKACPIRLRPILMTSVITIIVMLPVALFPKTGMDAYSPLGTVIVGGLLIGTLLSLFDIPIMHAYVDDFSNWIKRKLPGAEVRD; this is encoded by the coding sequence ATGAACCACGGCCCATCAGCAAAAGAACACTTCAACATTTCGGCTTGGTCGATCGATCATCCCTATACTGTCTTTGCCTTTTTTCTGGCAGTGATACTGCTAGCGGTGGCAGCCATCGGCTTCTATATGCCCAAGAGGTTGATGCCTTATGTAGAAAGTCCAATGATAGGCATTGTCACCATGCAACCGGGTCTTTCCGCCGAGGACATGGAGCTTTACATCAGTAAGCCCATAGAAGAGCGTATGGTGGACATCAAAGGCGTTCGCTACATCCGCTCGTCTGCTCAGGAAGGCTTCTCGATGGTGTCGCTTGAGTTCCCTTACGGCACAGATATGAAGCGGGCTCTGGTGGATGTGCAAGCACTGATGAACGTAGTGCAAGCAGATCTGCCAGTTACTGGTGCTAACCTGAAGCCTTCATGGGTTCTGCCGATTGACCCCTTGAACTTGCCAGTTTTAACGTACAACCTGTCGTCTAAAACCATGGACCCTGTGCGGCTGCGCGAGCTTGCTGACAATGAAATCACCAATCGACTGAAGCGAATTCCGCATGTTTGGTCAATTTATACTTTTGGCGGCTTTAAGCGTCAGATGCAAGTCTTAGCCAACCGTGACAAACTGTCTGCCTACGGTTTGTCGATTCTGGATGTGCGGGACGCTCTAGACAAGCAAAATGTGGCACGTCCGGCCGGCAGAATAACCAATCGGGCAAATGAATCGATTGTTCGTGTCGACACTTTAGCCAAAGACCCGTCACAAGTGGCAAATTATCCGCTCAAAGCGGCGGCGGAAAGCATTGTCTATCTCAAAGACGTTGCCAAAGTAGTAGATACCTTTTGGGAGAAGCGGGCAGCCTACCATCATGTGCACGACGGACGGATTGACGAAGGCATAGAAGTAAGCGTCATCCAGGAGCCCTCAGCCAGCAGTCCAGAGGTTATTCGCGGCATAGCAAAAGAAGTCGAGGAAATCAAAAAAGAATATCCGGCGCTTGAGTTTCAAATCAGTTATGACAACTCTGATTTTGTTCAGATCTTGATGAACAACATGGTCGAAGAATTGCTTGTGGCAGTGCTTTTGACCGGTATTGCCGTGTATTTATTCATCGGCGATTGGCGCGGCACTTTAATCTCGATGATCACCATTCCTATTTCACTTTCGATGGCTATTTTGTGCCTGATACCGCTTGGAATGACATTGAACAGCTCCACCTTGATCGGGCTATTGCTCTCGATCGGGCGGCTTGTAGACGACTCGATCATCGACATTCACTCAATTGAAAGACATCTGCATATGGGCAAAGACCCGCGCACGGCGACGATCGATGGCATCACAGAAGTGCGCCTGGCGGTGGCAGCTTCGACTTTAGTTTTGATACTTGCTCTAGTGCCTCTTCTTTTTTGTGGTGGCATTGTAGAGCAAATGTTCGTAGGGCTTGTCTGGCCGATTATTTTTGGTCTGCTGGCGTCATTTTTCGTTTCATTGACACTAACTGCGGTGTTAGCCGAAAAAATTTTACGCGTACACGATCTGTCCAGAGAGCCAAAGAACCGCATCGAAAGAACCATACAGAAAAACATACTTTTGCCCTTCGACAGATTTTTGTCCAATCTGGAAGAGCGTTATGGGCGGTGTGTGGCGTGGATGTTAGAGCATCGCTTCTTAAATATGACGCGCATTTTGATCACCATAGCTATTGGCTTTACCTTTTACAACTTTATTGGCAGTGAAATGATGCCTCTAGCCGATGTCGGGCAAGCGTATGGCGTTTTGGAAACTGATGCTGGATCTTCCTTTGAGCAAACAGAGCGCATCACGCGGCAAGTTGAAAAACTGATGCTCAAACACCCCGAAATCAAGCACGTATCGTCTGAAGTAGGCGTTGACCCTGGCGGCACTTATTTCAACGGCTACAGCATGCAGCAGGCTAACACAGCCACGTTCATGATTACGTTGTCGGACAAAGACGCGCGAAAAAAAACGATCTGGCAAATTATCGACTCTGTGCAATCGAATGCATTGAGCCAGATACCAGGGATCAGGCGACTGCAGATAAAAGAGATGGGCTCTGACGTGATGGCGAGCTCACAGGCACCTATTTCAATTCTTGTTACCGGTCCGGATTTGAAAGTGGTGACGATGATGGCTGAGCAAGTAGCTCAAGTCGCCAAGACCACTTTTGGTATGCACCAAGTGGCCACCGACTGGGCGTTGTCGAAACCTGATTGGGAGATAAAAGTCGATCAAAGGCGGGCATTGGAGGTGGGTCTTACGCCCCAGCAGGTAGCCGATCAAGCCTACTATGCCATAAACGGCGCCCTGACTAATGAGTTTTACCGTTTGCCTAATCTCAGGCAACGGACAATCCAAGTTCGCTACGACGAACCGCAAAGAAAAACGCCTCAAGAGCTGCTTTTGATGAAAGTGTCAAATGCAAGTGGTGAACAAATTCCCCTTAAAACCATAGCCAGCCTTAATTTCAGACAGGCGCCGTCGTTAATAAATCATGACCAGATGCGGCGAGCGGTAACTGTCATGGGCTACTACCGCATCGGCGAGCCCCCGTCGATGGACACATCAATGGACGTAATGATGAAGGCGATGGCGAAACTCAACTGGCCGCCCGGCTACACCATCGAGATGCGTGGCGACATGACCCAGATGATGGATTCGTTTTCGCGTTTATTGGTGGGGCTGCAATTGGCGATTGTCTTCATTTTCCTTTTGCTAGTCGGTCAGTTCAAAGGTTTTCTGCAACCGCTTCAGATGATCTTTTCCCTGCCCCTTGAATTGGCTGGTGTTTTCATAGCTCTTTGGTTGGCTCATCAAGCCTTTTCCACGGTATCAATTATGGCCGTGATTATTCTGACAGGCATGGACATTACTACTGCGATTTTGCTTATCGACCAGATTATGCGCTTCAGGCATGAGGGAATGCCCAGGAACGAAGCCATTATCAAAGCTTGCCCGATTCGTTTGAGACCGATTTTGATGACATCGGTAATCACAATCATCGTCATGTTACCTGTGGCGTTGTTTCCCAAAACTGGCATGGATGCTTATTCACCACTTGGAACAGTTATTGTCGGTGGACTTTTAATTGGCACTTTGCTCAGTCTTTTTGACATACCGATCATGCATGCCTACGTTGATGATTTCAGCAACTGGATTAAAAGAAAGCTTCCAGGGGCGGAGGTGCGTGACTGA